A genomic region of Rhodohalobacter sp. SW132 contains the following coding sequences:
- the rpoN gene encoding RNA polymerase factor sigma-54, with product MIKTGQNLKQTQSLQQKLSPQQIQFIKLLQLPTIGMEHRIKEEIEMNPVLEEADPEQLEETVQENETDWDEKEEKTDELEPVDQHDEVDWDSFMHNTEYEGNNYSGMGGGNEEWKDLPDPYHDTLLEELEKQVSLLDLSEDEQLIADQILGSLDEDGYFRRDTEAVVDNIAFNQGVLVNADDIEKVRKQIQQLDPIGIASRDLRDCLSCQISNIPQESETRDHALAIVDSHWEAFEKKHFSKLKKRLKIDDDQLKEAFELIRSLDPKPGAVVHPDEDTQHYIEPDFEVYYEPSEKEGEDGEFVIRLNRRNVPPLRISPEYRQMWDNLKKNSKSESNDKHAKRFIKDKVESAQWFIDSIIQRQNTLMNTMRTIVSLQEDFFKYGEGLKPMILKDIAERIKMDISTVSRVVNGKYVQTNFGVYELKYFFSEGLETEDGEDVSNREVKNYLEQIIEDEDKNKPLSDQALTDMLKEKGYKVARRTVSKYREQLNIPVARLRKQIM from the coding sequence ATGATTAAAACCGGTCAAAATCTCAAACAGACGCAGAGCCTGCAGCAGAAACTTTCGCCGCAGCAGATTCAGTTCATCAAACTTCTGCAGCTTCCAACCATTGGTATGGAGCACCGGATTAAAGAGGAGATAGAAATGAATCCTGTTCTGGAGGAAGCTGATCCAGAGCAGCTTGAGGAGACGGTACAGGAAAATGAGACGGATTGGGATGAAAAGGAGGAGAAAACTGATGAGCTGGAACCGGTGGATCAGCATGATGAAGTAGACTGGGATTCCTTTATGCACAACACCGAGTATGAGGGAAATAACTACAGCGGTATGGGCGGGGGGAATGAAGAGTGGAAGGATCTGCCCGATCCCTATCACGATACGCTTCTTGAAGAGCTTGAAAAACAGGTTTCACTGCTCGATCTGAGTGAGGATGAGCAGCTGATTGCCGACCAGATTCTCGGTTCGCTTGATGAAGATGGCTATTTTCGCCGGGACACGGAGGCCGTGGTGGATAATATCGCCTTTAACCAGGGCGTGCTGGTAAATGCCGATGATATTGAAAAGGTGCGAAAACAGATCCAGCAGCTTGATCCGATTGGAATTGCCTCACGGGATTTACGAGATTGCCTGAGCTGTCAGATCAGTAACATACCCCAGGAAAGTGAAACACGGGATCACGCGCTGGCGATTGTGGATTCTCACTGGGAGGCGTTCGAAAAGAAACATTTTTCAAAACTGAAAAAACGCCTCAAAATTGATGATGATCAATTAAAAGAAGCGTTTGAACTGATCCGTTCGCTCGATCCCAAACCCGGCGCAGTCGTACATCCCGATGAGGATACCCAGCATTATATCGAGCCCGATTTCGAGGTCTATTATGAGCCGTCGGAGAAGGAGGGGGAGGATGGTGAATTTGTGATCCGGCTAAACCGAAGAAATGTTCCTCCGCTGCGAATCTCACCGGAGTATAGACAGATGTGGGACAACCTGAAGAAGAATTCGAAAAGCGAATCAAACGACAAACACGCCAAACGGTTTATCAAAGATAAAGTGGAGTCGGCACAGTGGTTTATCGATTCTATCATTCAGCGGCAGAATACGCTGATGAATACGATGAGGACAATTGTATCTCTGCAGGAGGATTTTTTCAAGTATGGCGAAGGCTTGAAACCGATGATCCTGAAAGATATAGCCGAGAGAATTAAGATGGATATTTCAACGGTTTCCCGGGTTGTTAATGGGAAATATGTGCAGACCAATTTTGGAGTGTACGAATTGAAATACTTTTTCAGTGAAGGACTTGAGACCGAAGATGGGGAAGATGTTTCCAATCGTGAAGTGAAAAACTACCTGGAGCAGATCATCGAAGATGAGGATAAGAATAAACCGCTGAGCGACCAGGCCCTGACCGATATGTTAAAAGAGAAAGGATATAAAGTGGCGCGCAGAACGGTGAGTAAATATCGCGAACAGCTGAATATTCCCGTTGCCCGGCTGCGAAAACAGATTATGTGA
- the serA gene encoding phosphoglycerate dehydrogenase, whose translation MKEAKENLSYPKENIKILLLEGIHPKAAENFKKHHFTNVETHDVAWSEEELLNNIEDVQIIGVRSKTQITEKVLKHAKKLKAIGCFCIGTNQVDLDAATLAGVTVFNSPYSNTRSVAELVISESIMLMRRIPLRDKKAHEGVWLKDAKESYEIRGKNIGIIGYGHIGSQVSVLAENMGLNVLYYDIEPKLPMGNATRVESMNDLLKRSDIVTLHVPATSGTEMMMDADKLSQMKKGSILLNLSRGSVVDIKALSEAIKSGHISGAGIDVYPQEPESKGEPFQSELQNLPNVILTPHIGGSTIEAQYNIGVDVSTKLINLIDNGTTVGSHSLPSLNLPVQKNAHRILHIHENKPGVLSEINRCLSDMDINILGQYLKTNEKIGYVVLDVDKHHDDGLLNVLNEVKHTIKARILY comes from the coding sequence ATGAAAGAAGCCAAAGAGAATCTTTCTTATCCCAAAGAAAATATTAAAATCCTGCTGCTGGAGGGAATTCATCCCAAAGCGGCTGAAAATTTTAAAAAACATCACTTTACAAATGTTGAAACTCATGATGTTGCCTGGAGCGAAGAGGAGCTTCTGAACAATATTGAGGATGTGCAAATCATTGGCGTTCGCTCGAAAACGCAAATTACAGAGAAGGTTCTCAAACACGCAAAGAAATTGAAGGCAATCGGTTGTTTTTGTATCGGCACCAACCAGGTGGATCTGGATGCGGCAACCCTGGCGGGCGTTACGGTTTTTAATTCACCCTACTCCAATACCCGGTCTGTTGCTGAACTGGTGATTTCGGAATCAATTATGCTGATGAGGCGCATTCCATTGCGCGATAAAAAAGCGCACGAAGGAGTCTGGTTGAAAGATGCTAAAGAGAGTTACGAAATCCGCGGCAAAAATATTGGCATCATCGGGTACGGACATATCGGTTCCCAGGTATCAGTACTTGCGGAAAATATGGGTCTGAATGTGCTCTACTACGATATTGAACCAAAACTACCGATGGGCAACGCTACACGGGTAGAGTCGATGAACGACCTTTTAAAGCGATCGGATATTGTTACTCTGCACGTGCCGGCAACTTCAGGTACCGAGATGATGATGGACGCCGACAAACTTTCTCAAATGAAAAAGGGAAGTATTTTGCTGAATCTTTCCCGCGGTTCCGTTGTGGATATAAAAGCTCTCAGTGAAGCCATTAAATCGGGCCATATTTCCGGCGCGGGGATTGATGTCTATCCGCAGGAGCCTGAGTCGAAGGGAGAGCCGTTTCAATCTGAATTGCAGAATTTGCCGAATGTTATTCTTACGCCGCATATCGGCGGCTCTACTATTGAAGCCCAGTACAATATTGGGGTAGATGTCTCCACAAAACTGATCAACCTTATTGACAACGGTACCACGGTGGGATCGCACTCACTCCCGTCACTCAACCTGCCAGTGCAAAAAAATGCGCACAGAATACTTCATATTCACGAAAACAAGCCGGGTGTTCTGTCGGAGATCAACCGCTGCCTGTCTGATATGGATATCAATATTCTCGGGCAGTATCTCAAAACAAATGAGAAAATCGGTTACGTGGTTCTGGATGTTGACAAACATCACGACGACGGACTGCTGAATGTTCTGAATGAAGTAAAGCATACCATCAAAGCGCGAATTCTATATTGA
- a CDS encoding DUF3109 family protein, translated as MFRVQDVILSEDIATSRFACDITRCKGACCVVGDAGAPVEKGEIPILRKAFGLLKDRLTPEALAAADEHGVVQKENEGQYAITCVEEGDCIFVEKDEDGVATCAIQNAYYRGEINWEKPLSCHLYPIRLKKISGMDFANFEYIPDLCSAGCNNGRQSGTYLSEFLEKALKRRYGTDWYDDFITACNEVRSSGVTA; from the coding sequence ATGTTTAGAGTCCAAGACGTCATATTATCAGAAGACATCGCCACAAGCCGGTTTGCCTGCGATATAACCCGGTGTAAAGGTGCGTGTTGTGTAGTTGGGGATGCCGGCGCCCCGGTAGAAAAGGGTGAAATTCCAATTTTACGAAAGGCGTTTGGTTTACTGAAAGACCGGCTCACCCCGGAAGCGTTGGCGGCTGCGGACGAACACGGTGTAGTGCAGAAGGAAAATGAAGGGCAGTATGCAATTACGTGTGTGGAGGAAGGAGACTGTATTTTTGTGGAGAAAGATGAAGATGGCGTGGCAACGTGCGCCATTCAAAATGCCTATTATCGCGGTGAAATCAACTGGGAAAAACCGCTTAGCTGTCACCTCTACCCAATTCGGTTAAAAAAGATCTCAGGAATGGATTTTGCAAATTTTGAGTATATTCCTGATCTCTGTTCAGCCGGCTGCAATAATGGCCGGCAAAGCGGAACGTATCTTTCTGAATTCCTTGAAAAAGCGTTGAAACGACGGTATGGAACCGACTGGTACGATGATTTTATCACGGCTTGTAATGAAGTGAGAAGCAGCGGAGTAACGGCATGA
- the serS gene encoding serine--tRNA ligase: protein MLDITFIRENVELVKQGMVHKGEKNVEVVDKAIAKDDEWRKAVTDADRLRAESNARSKEIGKLMGQGKKEEAQKIIKETGESKEKIKELEKSITRLRDELDELLYKIPNVPDPSVPVGSTEDDNQTFKTWGKPAGDTGKKPHWDIAEQKKWLDFDRGSKVTGAGFPFYIGKMAALQRALINFFISEAASAGYTEMQAPFFVNEDSARGTGQIPDKEDMMYEIQRDQFFVIPTGEVPITNYHRDEIVGKDLLPLKYVAHTPCWRREAGSYGKDVRGLNRLHQFDKVELVKIVHPDESETELESLRVHAEQLLEKLELPYRTLLMCTGDMGFTQTKKYDLEVWSPGQQRWLEVSSCSNFGSFQARRMQLRYRDEKGKIEMVHTLNGSALALPRIVAAILETYQTENGDVKVPDVLQPFIGSEVI from the coding sequence ATGCTTGATATTACGTTCATCCGCGAAAATGTAGAACTCGTAAAACAGGGGATGGTCCATAAAGGTGAAAAAAACGTAGAAGTTGTTGATAAAGCGATTGCAAAAGATGATGAGTGGCGCAAGGCGGTGACCGATGCCGATCGTCTGAGAGCGGAGAGCAACGCCCGGTCGAAGGAGATCGGCAAGCTGATGGGGCAGGGAAAAAAAGAGGAAGCTCAGAAAATTATCAAAGAGACCGGGGAGAGCAAGGAGAAAATTAAAGAGTTGGAAAAATCGATCACACGTTTGCGTGACGAGCTTGATGAACTCCTTTATAAAATCCCAAATGTGCCCGATCCGTCTGTTCCGGTCGGCAGCACCGAAGACGACAACCAGACCTTCAAAACCTGGGGCAAGCCTGCAGGTGATACCGGCAAAAAACCGCATTGGGATATTGCTGAGCAAAAAAAGTGGCTCGATTTTGACCGCGGGTCGAAAGTAACGGGAGCCGGTTTTCCGTTTTACATCGGCAAAATGGCTGCACTCCAGCGGGCGCTGATCAACTTTTTCATCTCAGAAGCGGCGAGCGCCGGATACACAGAGATGCAGGCACCCTTTTTTGTGAATGAAGATTCGGCGCGCGGGACTGGACAAATTCCCGATAAGGAAGATATGATGTATGAAATTCAGCGCGATCAGTTTTTTGTGATTCCAACGGGTGAAGTTCCTATTACTAACTACCACCGCGACGAAATCGTGGGTAAGGATCTTCTGCCGCTGAAATATGTTGCGCACACGCCGTGCTGGCGCCGTGAGGCGGGAAGTTACGGAAAAGATGTGCGCGGGCTGAACCGCCTCCACCAGTTCGATAAGGTGGAGCTGGTAAAAATCGTGCATCCTGATGAATCGGAGACCGAACTGGAAAGCCTGCGTGTTCACGCAGAACAGCTGCTCGAAAAACTGGAACTCCCTTACCGGACCCTGTTGATGTGTACCGGTGATATGGGCTTTACCCAGACTAAAAAATATGACCTTGAAGTGTGGAGCCCGGGACAGCAGCGCTGGCTTGAGGTAAGCTCCTGTTCCAATTTCGGATCTTTCCAGGCACGACGGATGCAGCTCAGGTATCGCGATGAAAAAGGGAAGATTGAGATGGTTCACACGCTGAATGGATCAGCACTGGCACTGCCACGAATTGTAGCGGCTATCCTGGAGACCTATCAAACCGAAAACGGTGATGTGAAGGTACCGGATGTTCTTCAGCCGTTTATCGGAAGTGAGGTTATTTGA
- a CDS encoding DinB family protein — MTILEMFTKELKSEAEITRKFLQSVPEDKMEWQPHSKSMTLKRLINHVAELPEWIEGVIQTRELDFEKEPYTPNDRSSRDELIAFFEDCLKRGLAALGASDESMLSEMWTLRAGEVIFSETEKWEMIRHTLNQITHHRAQLGVYYRLLDIPVPSSYGGSADDDSF; from the coding sequence ATGACCATCCTTGAAATGTTTACCAAAGAACTGAAAAGTGAAGCTGAAATTACCCGAAAATTTCTCCAGTCAGTTCCCGAAGATAAAATGGAGTGGCAGCCTCATTCCAAAAGTATGACCCTGAAACGCCTGATCAATCACGTTGCCGAACTGCCAGAGTGGATTGAGGGAGTTATTCAAACCAGAGAGTTAGACTTCGAAAAAGAGCCCTACACGCCAAATGACCGATCAAGCAGAGATGAACTGATTGCGTTTTTTGAAGATTGCCTGAAACGCGGGTTAGCTGCCCTTGGTGCTTCCGATGAAAGTATGTTGTCGGAAATGTGGACGCTTCGTGCCGGTGAGGTCATTTTTTCAGAGACGGAAAAGTGGGAGATGATCCGCCACACACTGAACCAGATCACTCACCACCGCGCCCAGCTTGGCGTCTATTACCGGCTCCTGGACATTCCCGTTCCCAGCAGCTACGGCGGCAGTGCCGATGATGATTCGTTTTAA
- a CDS encoding YafY family protein produces the protein MNRIDRLTGIIIYLQGRKGVAVEELAERYGISSRTVYRDLKALGEAGVPLTNDPKKGWQIIHGFHLPPVMFSRDEASALIAGERLMQKWSETRLGKSYVSALDKIRSTLPSESKEYVEVLDHHTRIIPHSNGRQHPPDNDIFSFLQKAIYAKELIEITYHSPYSDKKTTREVEPLGILLMTNHWYLAGWCRLRKDYRMFRTDRFEKWKGTSKKLIDPPSHTLQEYYDRELKNEDNFIEIVIHFDSAVTRYIGDQKYWHGWISEKKTDTGIEMTFLTSGCDYFCRWLLIWGDGATIIRPASIRNRVKGLVEELVMHYK, from the coding sequence TCTTACCGGAATAATCATCTACCTCCAGGGACGCAAAGGAGTTGCTGTGGAGGAGCTTGCTGAGAGATACGGAATCAGCAGCCGCACGGTATATCGCGACCTGAAAGCGCTGGGTGAAGCCGGAGTTCCGCTAACAAACGATCCCAAAAAAGGGTGGCAAATCATTCACGGTTTTCACCTTCCCCCTGTGATGTTCAGCCGGGATGAAGCCTCCGCCCTGATCGCCGGTGAGCGCTTAATGCAAAAATGGTCGGAGACACGTCTGGGAAAATCGTACGTTTCAGCTCTCGACAAAATCCGTTCAACTCTCCCATCTGAATCAAAAGAGTATGTTGAAGTGCTGGATCATCATACACGGATTATTCCCCACTCTAACGGCCGGCAGCATCCGCCAGACAATGATATTTTCTCATTTCTGCAGAAAGCAATTTACGCCAAAGAGTTAATAGAAATCACCTATCACTCTCCCTATTCTGACAAGAAAACCACACGCGAAGTGGAGCCGCTCGGAATCCTTCTCATGACAAACCACTGGTATCTTGCCGGTTGGTGCAGGCTGAGAAAAGATTACCGGATGTTTCGCACCGACCGTTTTGAAAAGTGGAAAGGCACATCTAAAAAGCTTATCGACCCGCCTTCGCACACCCTGCAGGAGTATTACGACCGTGAACTTAAAAATGAGGATAACTTTATTGAGATTGTAATCCATTTCGATTCTGCAGTCACCCGCTACATTGGTGATCAAAAGTACTGGCACGGCTGGATTTCAGAGAAAAAAACGGATACCGGTATTGAAATGACCTTTCTCACTTCCGGGTGTGATTATTTTTGCCGATGGCTGCTGATCTGGGGTGATGGAGCTACCATTATCCGGCCGGCATCGATCAGGAACAGGGTGAAGGGTTTGGTTGAAGAGCTTGTCATGCACTATAAATAA
- the dprA gene encoding DNA-processing protein DprA, translated as MEITNHHRALVALMQVPGFGLKNVRLLLKTSGVKHAEDLFRLSPKEIQKTEGIGQERAKNLSSFSDWDAVDRQIEKAQKLGAFLISQADPHYPELLKQIYDPPVILWVKGDAEALNRPGIAVVGTRNPGRYGLDQAEKWSAKIAQAGLNVNSGLAYGIDSKAHMAAVENGGGTIAVMGSGIDWIYPNRNRSLADRIVKNGGVVMTEYPPGSKPDAGHFPERNRIVSGMSHGVLVVESGIKGGSMITARLALDQNREVFVLPHPLNYMKGEGCNYLIKTGQGKLVQSMDDITDELSIALNGPDTGPNGTHQSSKKWESADLSGEQQQICETIGHDSLHVDQIAESLETEPFKLANILLELEMMGLICQKAGKYFELR; from the coding sequence TTGGAGATCACGAACCATCATAGAGCCCTTGTAGCACTGATGCAGGTGCCCGGGTTTGGCCTGAAAAATGTACGGCTGCTTTTGAAAACCTCCGGCGTTAAGCATGCAGAAGATCTGTTCAGGCTCTCGCCGAAAGAGATTCAGAAAACAGAGGGTATCGGGCAGGAACGGGCAAAAAATCTCTCCTCATTCAGTGATTGGGATGCTGTTGATCGTCAGATTGAGAAAGCTCAAAAACTTGGGGCTTTCCTGATCAGCCAGGCCGATCCCCACTATCCCGAACTGCTGAAACAGATTTACGATCCGCCTGTGATTTTATGGGTTAAAGGAGATGCGGAAGCGCTGAATCGTCCGGGCATTGCAGTGGTGGGCACGCGAAATCCCGGACGTTACGGGCTGGACCAGGCGGAGAAGTGGTCCGCAAAAATTGCACAAGCCGGACTGAACGTCAACAGCGGTCTTGCCTACGGAATTGATTCGAAAGCACATATGGCGGCAGTGGAGAACGGTGGCGGTACGATTGCGGTGATGGGATCGGGAATCGACTGGATTTATCCCAACCGGAACCGCTCGCTGGCGGACCGGATCGTGAAAAACGGCGGGGTGGTGATGACCGAGTATCCGCCGGGATCAAAACCGGATGCCGGGCATTTTCCCGAAAGAAATCGTATTGTGAGCGGAATGAGTCACGGCGTGCTTGTTGTGGAGAGCGGAATTAAAGGCGGAAGTATGATCACGGCCCGGCTTGCGCTGGATCAAAACCGTGAAGTTTTTGTACTTCCACACCCGCTGAACTACATGAAAGGGGAAGGGTGCAATTACCTGATCAAAACCGGGCAGGGGAAGCTGGTTCAGTCGATGGATGATATCACCGATGAGCTTTCGATCGCGCTAAACGGACCTGATACCGGGCCAAACGGCACACATCAGTCATCCAAAAAATGGGAAAGCGCGGATCTTTCCGGTGAACAACAGCAGATATGCGAAACCATCGGCCACGATTCACTGCATGTAGACCAGATTGCCGAATCGCTTGAAACCGAGCCGTTTAAACTCGCCAATATACTGCTTGAACTGGAAATGATGGGACTGATCTGCCAGAAAGCAGGTAAATATTTTGAATTGAGATAG
- a CDS encoding 6-phosphofructokinase, giving the protein MKIAINTGGGDAPGLNAAIRAATLAALSHGWEVVGIKNGYGSLYTEEPFIPLNQDTVRGITFQGGTILGTANRGNPFEMPYQKDDGSWALEDRSDEAIDVFKKHGIDALIAIGGDGSMIIADKLTKKGIPIIGIPKTIDNDIWATDITLGFDTAVSTATEAIDKLTTTAASHQRIMVVEVMGRYAGWIALHSGLSASADIILIPEVEYTFDSILKKIEEREKRGRHHTIVVVAEGAVEKGETHFVKGKVIGQSEQLGGADQYIADKLSELTGKESRSIVLGHLQRGGTPSSYDRLISLRFGAAAVRAIDEGDTNKLIVMQQNQIKRIPIAEVANKMKLVPLDGDTIRTAREIGTCLGD; this is encoded by the coding sequence ATGAAGATTGCAATCAATACAGGCGGCGGGGATGCTCCCGGACTTAATGCAGCCATTCGCGCTGCTACACTCGCGGCATTGTCTCACGGATGGGAAGTTGTGGGCATCAAAAATGGGTATGGGTCACTTTACACCGAAGAGCCGTTTATTCCGCTGAACCAGGATACTGTTCGCGGTATTACATTCCAGGGCGGCACAATTCTCGGCACAGCAAATCGCGGAAACCCGTTTGAGATGCCGTATCAGAAAGATGACGGGAGCTGGGCGCTTGAGGATCGATCCGATGAAGCGATAGATGTCTTCAAAAAGCATGGAATCGATGCACTGATTGCGATTGGCGGCGACGGATCAATGATCATTGCCGATAAACTGACCAAAAAAGGTATCCCGATCATCGGCATCCCAAAAACGATCGATAATGATATCTGGGCAACGGATATCACACTCGGGTTTGATACTGCTGTATCTACAGCCACGGAAGCGATTGATAAACTCACCACGACGGCAGCATCACATCAGCGCATCATGGTGGTTGAGGTGATGGGGCGTTATGCCGGCTGGATTGCACTGCACTCCGGGCTCTCTGCATCGGCCGATATCATCCTGATACCCGAAGTGGAGTACACGTTTGATTCCATTTTGAAAAAGATTGAAGAGCGTGAGAAACGCGGACGCCACCACACCATCGTGGTTGTGGCAGAAGGTGCAGTGGAAAAAGGCGAAACGCATTTTGTGAAAGGAAAAGTGATCGGCCAGTCGGAACAGCTTGGCGGCGCCGATCAGTATATTGCGGATAAACTCTCAGAATTGACGGGCAAGGAGTCGCGCTCGATTGTCCTGGGCCATCTTCAGCGCGGCGGAACTCCCAGCTCCTACGACCGGCTCATCTCACTCCGCTTTGGAGCAGCCGCAGTCCGTGCCATCGACGAAGGCGATACCAACAAATTGATCGTAATGCAGCAGAATCAAATCAAGCGGATTCCCATTGCCGAGGTTGCTAACAAAATGAAACTGGTTCCTCTCGACGGCGATACCATCAGGACCGCCCGCGAAATCGGAACCTGTTTGGGTGATTAG
- a CDS encoding secondary thiamine-phosphate synthase enzyme YjbQ, whose protein sequence is METIQKTITLSPKPRGFHLVTDEILGKFPELKQIKAGVAHVFIQHTSAGLSINENADPSVRRDFESHFNRMVPEDTSLFEHTLEGPDDMTSHIKSSILGHSVSIPVTNGRFNLGTWQGIYLCEHRNRGGSRRLVVTVTGS, encoded by the coding sequence ATGGAAACGATTCAAAAAACCATCACACTTTCACCAAAACCGAGGGGATTTCACCTGGTTACGGATGAGATCCTTGGCAAATTTCCGGAATTGAAACAGATCAAGGCCGGCGTAGCGCACGTTTTCATTCAGCATACCAGTGCCGGCTTGTCGATCAATGAAAATGCGGATCCATCCGTGCGTCGCGATTTTGAGTCGCACTTCAACCGCATGGTCCCCGAAGACACCTCTCTCTTTGAGCACACGCTTGAGGGGCCGGATGACATGACTTCACACATCAAAAGTTCAATTCTCGGACATTCTGTCTCCATCCCGGTCACCAACGGACGTTTTAACCTGGGAACCTGGCAGGGAATTTACCTGTGCGAGCATCGAAATCGCGGCGGATCACGCAGGTTAGTGGTTACGGTTACGGGAAGCTGA
- a CDS encoding DUF5995 family protein, translated as MDSIEQVILRMDDIVDQCKRDHLRAGYFAVLYRFVTIRIKQCIENGDFDDSARMERLDAIFAQRFFDAFDGHYNNRGEPVTESWKHAFNSAESGDYVIMQHLFLGINAHINLDLGIAAAETMQGQNMDEIWNDYDKVNGILSSLVEQVKSNIGRVSLLFGPMIRLANGRDEMLIDFSILTARDGAWLFACRYAKASDKNLEIQNRDRVIAALARKLTNTGKTLTFLIGIIRWGEFRTLPSELDRLAGILD; from the coding sequence ATGGACTCAATTGAGCAGGTAATTTTACGAATGGACGACATTGTGGATCAGTGCAAACGTGATCACCTCCGGGCTGGGTATTTCGCCGTGCTCTATCGGTTTGTGACGATTCGAATTAAGCAGTGCATTGAAAATGGCGATTTTGACGATTCTGCAAGAATGGAGCGGCTGGACGCTATTTTTGCTCAGCGTTTTTTTGATGCGTTTGACGGGCATTACAACAACAGAGGCGAACCGGTAACTGAGAGCTGGAAACACGCCTTCAACTCGGCTGAATCAGGAGATTATGTGATTATGCAGCACCTGTTTCTGGGCATAAACGCTCACATCAACCTGGACCTTGGCATTGCGGCTGCAGAAACCATGCAGGGGCAAAACATGGATGAGATCTGGAATGACTACGATAAAGTAAACGGCATTTTATCTTCCCTGGTTGAACAGGTGAAATCAAATATCGGACGGGTCTCCTTACTCTTTGGACCGATGATCCGCCTGGCAAACGGCCGGGATGAAATGCTCATCGATTTCAGTATCCTAACCGCTCGCGACGGAGCCTGGCTTTTTGCCTGCCGATACGCGAAAGCTTCCGATAAAAACCTGGAAATTCAAAACCGGGATCGGGTGATTGCTGCTCTGGCCCGAAAACTCACAAATACCGGCAAAACACTCACTTTTCTCATTGGAATCATCCGCTGGGGTGAATTCAGAACCCTTCCATCCGAACTCGACAGACTGGCGGGTATTCTTGATTGA
- a CDS encoding Lrp/AsnC family transcriptional regulator → MAHQLDETDVKILNHLQKDGRAQRNTIADIVHLSVPSVSERMRKLEQRGLISEYNAILDAKKFNFDITAFIFVEVDGSEKYINFVELVSDHPEVLECHSITGDGSHILKVRTKNTASFEKFLSLIQSWDGVTRTRSNIVLSSFKETRMLPIEQTANIK, encoded by the coding sequence ATGGCACATCAACTGGATGAAACAGACGTTAAAATTTTAAATCATCTTCAAAAGGATGGCAGAGCACAGCGAAATACGATCGCAGATATCGTGCATCTTTCCGTCCCTTCCGTATCTGAACGCATGCGAAAACTCGAACAACGCGGCCTCATTTCGGAGTATAACGCCATTCTGGACGCTAAAAAGTTCAATTTTGACATCACGGCATTTATCTTTGTAGAGGTTGACGGCTCTGAAAAATACATCAACTTTGTTGAGCTGGTCTCTGATCATCCTGAGGTCCTGGAGTGCCACTCCATTACGGGCGACGGCTCTCACATTCTGAAAGTTCGAACCAAAAACACCGCATCTTTCGAAAAATTTCTCTCGCTCATTCAATCATGGGATGGCGTAACCCGAACCCGTTCAAACATCGTCCTCAGCAGTTTTAAAGAGACCCGGATGCTCCCCATTGAGCAAACCGCAAATATCAAATAA